CGGCCTGCACCACTTCATCCTGGTTGAACCGCAGCTCGGCCGTCGGTCCCTGCACGAAGACGATGCCGACCGCGACGGGCCCCTCCATGTACTCGCTGTTCGTCGAATGCCGCTGGGGAACCGCGCTTCGCTCACCGGAATCGGACCGGGGATCCCCCGCCACGAGACAGCGCTGCATGTCCCAGGTCTCACCGGCCCGTGGCCGCTTCTCCTTGGCTAGGCGGTACGCCTCCGACTCGCGCAGCCGCAGCGCCGCCAGACCCAGCGCCTCGGCCTCGCTCAGGCCGTCCGTCTCGCCGGGTTCCGGCCCTCCCAGATCGACGTCGGGTCCCTCGGGCACGGCCACGATGGCGACCCGCCCGTACCGGTGCAGCGTGTACCCGCCCCCGGGCCACGACGGGTCCGCGCTCTCCTGCGCGGCATCCGGACCCAGTACCGCACGCTCGGTGACATCGAGGATTCCAGCCATTGCCCTCACCCCTTCCACGTCGGCGGCCGAAAACCAGGACGTCCCTGCCTCACCCGGCACCCGACGTTCCAGGCGCGTCGGCCATCCGCTACGGCCGGGCCCCTGCACAGACCACGCGCTCGCCCCGTTGGCGAACCACACACACGCCTCTCGACGCAAACCCCCGCGCGCTCCGGGCCTCACGCTTCCCCCGCCACCACAAACCGTCAATACGCACAACCGTCGCCCGCCCCCGGCCACCTGGCGTACTTCCCCCAGCCAAGAAGGCCCTGCCTCAGCACCAACCCGCACCGCACCTCCTTGCTCCGCTCACCCGCAGCTGTCCCGCAAGGGGGAAGTGAGTACCCCTCTCGGGGGGGGCGGCCGGGGTTCGCCGGTGCTCTCCAGCAGCTCAGCGCGAGGGGTGTGTTGATGGAACGGCGGTATGTGGGGCCCGTGACGCCTCGGCCTACCTGGACATGACCGAACGGTGGATGTACCGCACGTCTCCTCGGCATGGCATACCGAGGTACTACCTCGGAGGCAAGCTGAAGTTCAAGATCGACGACGTCGAACCATGGGTCCGCCAGCAGAAGGTCGCGTCAAGGGGGCCAGATGCATGAGTTCAGACCCCTTCACGATCTCGGAACATCCAACTCGCCCGTCAGGCACGGCTGCCAGCACGGGAGTGTCTGATTAACGGTGGATCGCCCATCTATGTCAGGTTGGCTTGATCGCTGGCCTGGAGAAGTGGAACCACCAAGTGACTGACGCAACAACAGAGGCCCCTGAGATGCCTGCGGTCGAGGCCGTGGACACGGTCGACGATCAGCTGATCGGGATGCTGGTGGACCGGGCCCGGTTCGAGGGTCTGCAGTTGACCGGCGAGGGCGGGCTGCTGCAGCAACTCACCAAGCGGGTGCTGGAGTCCGCCCTGGAGGGCGAGATCACCGGCCACCTCGGCTATGAGAAGCACGATCCGGCCGGCCGTGACAGCGGCAACTCCCGCAACGGAACTCGCTCCAAGACTGTGCTCACCGACGTCGGCCCGGTCGAGATATCCGTGCCGCGTGACGTCGAGGGCAGCTTCGAGCCGCAGATCGTCAAGAAGCGGCAGCGACGGCTCACCGGCGTCGACGAGATGGTCTTGTCGCTCTCCGCAAAAGGGCTGACGCACGGCGAGATTTCGGCTCACCTGGCCGAGGTGTACGGCGCGAATGTGTCGAAGCAGACCATCACCACCATCACCGACAAGGTGATGGACGGCATGGCCGAATGGCAGTCTCGTCCGCTCGACCCCGTCTATCCCGTGGTGTTCGTGGACGCTATCAACGTGAAAATCCGCGATGGCCATGTGGCCAACAGGCCCATTTATGTGGCCTTGGCGGTGACCGCCGAAGGGACCCGCGACATTCTCGGGATCTGGGCCGGCGACGGAGGAGAGGGTGCCAAGCACTGGCTTTCCGTCTTCACGGAACTCAAGAACCGCGGAGTGCAGGATGTGCTGATGCTCGTCTGCGACGGGCTCAAGGGCCTGCCGGACGCCGTCGAGACGGTCTGGCCCCGCACGGTAGTTCAGACCTGCATCGTTCACCTTTTGCGCAACAGTTTCCGATACGTGGCCAGGCAGGACTGGGACAAGGTCGCCAAGGCCCTCAAGCCCGTATATACGGCGCCGAACGAAGCCGCAGCCACCGAGAGGTTCCTCGAGTTCAGCGACGCCTGGGGCACCAAGTGCCCGGCAGTCGTGAAGCTGTGGTCCGACGCCTGGGCCGAGTTCGTTCCCTTCCTCTCCTTCGACGTCGAAATCAGGAAGGTGATCTGCAGCACGAATGCCATCGAGAGCGTGAACGCTCGGATCCGCAAGGCCGTTCGCGCCCGCGGGCACTTCCCGAACGAGTCCGCGGCCCTCAAGTGCGTTTACATGGCGTTGATGTCACTCGACCCGACCGGCAAGGGCCGCAAACGCTGGACCATGCGCTGGAAGGCACCCTTGAATGCCTTCCAGATCGCCTTCGAAGGCCGACTCACCCCGGCCGTGAAGTAACCATCCGAACGGGCAAGATCAACCGTTAAATTGACACACCCGCCAGCACCGACGCACGTCATTGTGTTGAGGGCTGTCCCGTTATGGACAGGGTTTCTCGTTGTCCGTTGTCCGTTGTCCGTTGCCGAACTCTGGTTCAGGTCTCGCAGTTGCCCACTGGGGTGGGGTCAGTTCAGGGCCTGAACGGCGTACAGCGCGCCGAGGGTCGCCGCGAGGGCGCTGAGCAGGAGCCGTAGCGCGTTCTCGGGAAGGTGGGGTTGGAAGCGGGCGCCGAGGTAGCCGCCGATCAGCCCTCCGGCGCCGCAGGCCAGGCCCAGCCACCAGTCGGGCGCGACGGGCCCGGGGCTCGCCAGGGCCAGCACGGCGTACGCGGCAGCTCCCGCGACGGAGGTGGTGAAGGTCGCGGTGAGGGTGGCCGGTGCGATGCGGGCCATGGGCACGCCGCGCGCGGCGAGGATCGGCCCGAGCAGGGAACCGCCCCCGATCCCGTAGATCCCCCCGACCACCCCGACCGTCAGGGCGAGGGCGGCGAGCGCGGGCGCCGACGGTTCGGCCGCGTCCGGCCGCCGGGCGGGGCGTAGGGTGCGCAGGCACAGCCAGGTGCCGAGCGGCAGCAGGAAGGCGGCGACCAGGATGCGGAAGACGTCGGGGTCGGGCAGGGCGAAGACGCGGATGGCGGCTCCGGCGATGACGCCGGGCAGCGTCCAGGTGATGAGGCGCCGGGCCAGTGCGCCGCGCAGAGCGCCGTCGCGGCGGTAGCGCCACAGTGCGCCTGGCCCGGCCACCACATTGAACAGCAGGTTCGTCGGCGTGACTGCGGGACTCGGCACGCCGAGGACGCTGAGCTGGACGGGCAGGAGGAAGACCGCCCCGGACACGCCGACCGGAGCGGTCACCGTCGAGATCAGCAGGCCGGCCGCGAACCCGGCCCAGATCGTCCACTCCACCGCTGCCCCCGCCGCTCCTCGATCGCCCGGTCAGTATCGACGGGGAAGGCTGCGGTGCCGCGGGTCGGCAACGAGATGTTCACGAGCAGCAGGTGCAGCCCTGCTTGCAGCCGCACGCGTCCGCCTCGGCCGCCACAGTCCCGACGGCGGGGAGCGGGGTGTTCGCGGCGGGCGCGCAGCAGCCCTTGCCCTGCCAGGCGTCGCGGCCTTCCTTGAGGGCGATGGCGGCGATGACGAGGGCGGCGATGGGGTCGGCCCAGGACCAGCCGAGGGTGGCGTTGAGGACCAGGCCGAGAAGGAGGACGGCGGAGAGGTATGTGCACAGCAGGGTCTGCTTGGAGTCGGCGACCGCGGAGGCGGAGCCGAGTTCACGACCGGCCTTGCGCTGGGCGGCGGAGAGGAACGGCATGACCGCCAGGGACAGGGCGGCGATGACGATGCCGGGGATCGAGCGGTCGGCCTCGCCGGTGCCGGTCAGGGCGCGGACGGCGTCGACGCTGACGTAGGCGGCCGGCGCGAAGAAGGACACGGCGATGATCCGCAGGGTCGCCTTCTCCCGGGCCTCGCGTACGGCGTGGTCGCGGGCGGAGAACTGCCAGGCGACCGCCGCGGCGGAGGACACCTCGATCACCGAATCCAGGCCGAAGCCGATCAGCGCCGTGGACGAGGCCATCGTGCCCGCAGTGATGGCGACGACTGCCTCGATGACGTTGTAGGTGATGGTGGCGGCGACCAGCAGGCGTATTCGCTTGGCGAGCGCGTCGCGGCGGGCCGGGGACGGGCCGAGGGATATCGCGGTCATCAGCAGCAGTCCTTCGTGGCGGCGTCCGGGCAGGTCTGGTCGGACTCGACCGCGACCACGGCGGCCAGGAGGTGGTCCAGGGCGTGGCCGAGGCGTTCGTCGGCGAGCTCGTAGCGGGTACGGCGCCCGTCCGGGACGGTGACGACGAGGCCGCAGTCGCGCAGGCAGGCCAAGTGGTTGGACAGACGGGTGCGCGAGACGCCGAGCGCGTCGGCGAGGTCGGCCGGGTAGGCCGTGTCCTTGCCGATTACCTCATCCACCCTGGTCAGAACGGACACACCTGATCACCGAGTTGCTGCCTCCGCAGGTGTGGCCCGGGGCTCTGGCGGCGCGGCCATGACCTCGGCATGATGATCGCTCGTGCTGTGGGAACTCGCTTACCTGGGCGTGACGAACGCCTTCGCGATGCTGCGCCTGCTCCCCATGACCGACCGGGACAAGGACACAGAGATCCTGGCCCTGCGCCACCAGATCGCGGTACTGGAGCGGCAGCTGAACGGAAACCGAGTCGCCTTCACCGCAGGCGATCGAGCGTTCCTGGCAGCGCTCTTGAACGGCCTCCCGAAGAATGTTCTTCGGCGTATGCGGCTGCTGGTGCGACCTGACACGGTCCTGCGCTGGCACCGTGACCTGGTCGCGCGCCGGCACGCCATCCGGTCCCGACCCCTTCGAGAAGGCCGACCGCGGACCGTCCGCTCCATCCGAGCCCTCGTCCTGCGCCTGGCCCGAGAGAACCCCACTTGGGGATATCGGCGCCTGCACGGCGAACTGCTTGTACTCGGAGTGAAAGCAGCCGCGTCAACCGTCTGGGAAATACTGAAGGACGCCGGCATCCCACCCGCCCCCGAACGGGCGTCGAGCACGTGGGCGGACTTCCTACGCTCCCAAAGCGACGCCTTCCTGGCCTGCGATTTCTTCGAAACCGTCACCCTGTCAGGAGCCCGGCTCTACGTATTCGCGGTGATCGAACACGCAAGCCGCCGCATCCGCATTCTGGGCGCCACCGCGCATCCCAACGCGCCCTGGGTAACGCAGACAGCCAAGAACCTCGTCATGGACCTTGAAGACCGCTGCAGCCGAGCGCGGTTCCTGATCCGGGACAGGGACGGCAAGTTCCCTGCCCTGTTCGACGCCATTCTCGCCGACGCCGGCATAGAGGTGGTCCTCAGCGGCGTACGCATACCGCGTATGAACGCGATCATGGAACGCTGGGTGGAGACCTGCCGACGAGAACTGCTGGACCGCACCCTCGTCTGGAACCACCGGCATCTTCTCCACGCTCTCCGCGAGTTCGAGCAGTTCTACAACGAGCATCGGCCGCATCAGGGCATCGCCAACTCCCGCCCACTGCACACCCTCCCCGCACCCATCACCGATCCCGAGCAGATCAACCGCCTCGACATACGAAGACGCGACCGCCTGGGCGGCATCCTCCACGAGTACCAACATGCAGCCTGACCTGAACGGATGAGCTTTTCGGCAAGGACACGGTCGGCCGCAAGAAACTGGTAGTGCTGATATTCGGACATTGCGGCCTCCATCTGTGCTTCGCTCCGGGTGCGATGATCGTCCGCCCGCTCGGCGGCGAGCAGCACTTCGGCTTGCCCGAGTAGGTGTAGGTGCATCCCGCGCTCAAGTGCACGGTGACGGGCTCCCCGTAAGGGGGCCGTTTTTACCAGTGCCTGCCGCAGTCCCTTCGCCCGCTTCGGACCACACCTGATCGTCACGGTCTTGCCCTCATCAGCGCTCGCCTGCACTGGAAGCGCTGCAGCTGCGCGTACCGCGGCAACAGCTGCGGCGGCAAGGATTCGACGCCAATCTGCAAGCGTTCGTGTGACGTTGTTGCTGAAGTGACCCGCATGCAGAGAAGGACCGGGCCACCAGTTGAGCCGTTGGACTGGTCGGCTACTGGCGTCCCCCCTTCAGCAGTAGGACCAGGACGGTAATCACGACGGCACCGATACCGAGAGCCTGTCCCAGCTGAGGATCTCGGTAGGCGATGAACACCGCCAGTCCACCCAGTGCGAGCAGCACCAGGGCGTTCAAGCTCATGTCGTCGTTCGGTCGGTTCACTTGCTCTCTCCGCTAGCTCCAAGACCCGCCGCTACGCCATGGTCCGGCGGGCGGGCGGGTCAACTTCGGCCCCGATCCCGCGGAAAGCAGTGGAGGCCCTGACACCCACTTCGCTGGGGAGCAGGGCCTCAGACAGCAAAAGGACCCACTCCCCCGTAAAGGAGGACGTGGGCCCACCAGACCTGTTCACCTGTACAACGCCCGGACCCCGTCAGAGTTACGAAAGAGAGCCGCCAGAGATGAAACCCAGGCTGGAGAAACGATTTCTCATTTGAGTGACCCCCGACAAGCCTGGCCCGCCATCCCAAGGGCCTGCTAGACGGCGCCACGTCCGGAACTCGCATCGCGTTACAGTGGCGATGATCTACCGGACCGCAATGAGGCTGCGACACTGGACAAGCCGGTGGGGCAGCGGCTGTCCAACCTGCGCCGCCCCGGTGCGCTGGCCGAACACCCGGAGTGGGAAGCGGCGTTGGCGGCCGTGGACGAGGACTGGATCCCGTCGTGGACCACCGAGTGCAACGCCTGGCCGACGGGACGGCGGCCGTCCCCGAAAGCAACCCCCGCGTGTAGTGCCGCCAGGAATTCCGCCGCTGAACTTTCGCAACACCGATCATCATCGCAGCGAACACCGGCTCTGAGCTGTGCAAAAGCACGATCCCGTGGGGCGGGCAAGTTCACCAGAACTTCACGGCCGATCCCGTACGGCGGGCGCTTTGGCCGGCATCGTGCCCGCACCGCGGG
This Streptomyces sp. NBC_01283 DNA region includes the following protein-coding sequences:
- a CDS encoding cation transporter, with the translated sequence MTAISLGPSPARRDALAKRIRLLVAATITYNVIEAVVAITAGTMASSTALIGFGLDSVIEVSSAAAVAWQFSARDHAVREAREKATLRIIAVSFFAPAAYVSVDAVRALTGTGEADRSIPGIVIAALSLAVMPFLSAAQRKAGRELGSASAVADSKQTLLCTYLSAVLLLGLVLNATLGWSWADPIAALVIAAIALKEGRDAWQGKGCCAPAANTPLPAVGTVAAEADACGCKQGCTCCS
- a CDS encoding sulfite exporter TauE/SafE family protein; amino-acid sequence: MEWTIWAGFAAGLLISTVTAPVGVSGAVFLLPVQLSVLGVPSPAVTPTNLLFNVVAGPGALWRYRRDGALRGALARRLITWTLPGVIAGAAIRVFALPDPDVFRILVAAFLLPLGTWLCLRTLRPARRPDAAEPSAPALAALALTVGVVGGIYGIGGGSLLGPILAARGVPMARIAPATLTATFTTSVAGAAAYAVLALASPGPVAPDWWLGLACGAGGLIGGYLGARFQPHLPENALRLLLSALAATLGALYAVQALN
- a CDS encoding IS256 family transposase, which encodes MPAVEAVDTVDDQLIGMLVDRARFEGLQLTGEGGLLQQLTKRVLESALEGEITGHLGYEKHDPAGRDSGNSRNGTRSKTVLTDVGPVEISVPRDVEGSFEPQIVKKRQRRLTGVDEMVLSLSAKGLTHGEISAHLAEVYGANVSKQTITTITDKVMDGMAEWQSRPLDPVYPVVFVDAINVKIRDGHVANRPIYVALAVTAEGTRDILGIWAGDGGEGAKHWLSVFTELKNRGVQDVLMLVCDGLKGLPDAVETVWPRTVVQTCIVHLLRNSFRYVARQDWDKVAKALKPVYTAPNEAAATERFLEFSDAWGTKCPAVVKLWSDAWAEFVPFLSFDVEIRKVICSTNAIESVNARIRKAVRARGHFPNESAALKCVYMALMSLDPTGKGRKRWTMRWKAPLNAFQIAFEGRLTPAVK
- a CDS encoding integrase core domain-containing protein, whose amino-acid sequence is MLWELAYLGVTNAFAMLRLLPMTDRDKDTEILALRHQIAVLERQLNGNRVAFTAGDRAFLAALLNGLPKNVLRRMRLLVRPDTVLRWHRDLVARRHAIRSRPLREGRPRTVRSIRALVLRLARENPTWGYRRLHGELLVLGVKAAASTVWEILKDAGIPPAPERASSTWADFLRSQSDAFLACDFFETVTLSGARLYVFAVIEHASRRIRILGATAHPNAPWVTQTAKNLVMDLEDRCSRARFLIRDRDGKFPALFDAILADAGIEVVLSGVRIPRMNAIMERWVETCRRELLDRTLVWNHRHLLHALREFEQFYNEHRPHQGIANSRPLHTLPAPITDPEQINRLDIRRRDRLGGILHEYQHAA